From the Candidatus Effluviviaceae Genus V sp. genome, one window contains:
- a CDS encoding peptide-N-glycosidase: FRDVNPSTRRWSDGWWSSDYSRSGWCPGDRVPPRLIDLSGVLEPGEHTLTFTVEDVRPKDDAGHYGYWRVSAALLGWNE; the protein is encoded by the coding sequence ATTCCGGGACGTGAACCCCTCCACGCGCCGGTGGTCCGACGGCTGGTGGTCGTCCGACTACAGCAGGAGCGGCTGGTGTCCGGGCGACCGTGTGCCGCCGAGGCTCATCGATCTCTCGGGTGTCCTGGAGCCCGGTGAGCACACGCTGACGTTCACCGTGGAGGACGTCCGGCCGAAGGACGACGCCGGCCACTACGGCTACTGGCGCGTCTCGGCCGCGCTTCTTGGCTGGAACGAGTGA
- a CDS encoding glycosidase — MALVRSSRNPILTRADIPDVPPEVVDATSVFNPGAARRGNDVVLLLRVQTRGRVTHCMVARSGDGERFTVEPRIVELRGIEDLEEQVYHVYDPRITRLDGSYYITLALDVDAGCRSGLARTDDFETFEFLGVTGDADVRNVVLFPERVGGRYLRLARPNTVGISGDTIRLEESNDLMSWRPAGDVMTGRPHYWDELIGPGPPPVKMREGWLLVYHGVATHLSSAHIYQAGAVLLDLDDPSRVIARTRENVLEPRELYEHVGQVPNVVFPTGLVVDVDVDGFAKPDAPAHIYYGAADLCVALATGTISDLLAACRT, encoded by the coding sequence ATGGCCCTCGTCCGGAGCAGCAGGAACCCCATCCTGACGCGCGCGGACATACCGGACGTGCCGCCGGAGGTCGTGGACGCGACCTCGGTCTTCAATCCGGGGGCGGCGCGGCGCGGGAACGATGTCGTGCTGCTGCTGCGTGTCCAGACGCGCGGCCGCGTGACGCACTGCATGGTCGCGCGGAGCGGCGACGGCGAGCGATTCACGGTCGAGCCGCGGATCGTTGAGCTTCGCGGCATCGAGGATCTCGAAGAGCAGGTCTACCACGTCTACGACCCGCGCATCACGCGCCTCGACGGCTCCTACTACATCACACTCGCGCTCGATGTCGACGCCGGATGCCGGTCGGGACTCGCGCGGACCGATGACTTCGAGACCTTCGAGTTCCTCGGTGTCACCGGGGACGCGGACGTTCGGAACGTCGTTTTGTTTCCGGAGCGGGTCGGCGGCAGGTATCTCCGATTGGCGCGCCCGAACACGGTCGGCATCTCGGGCGACACGATTCGTCTCGAGGAGTCAAACGACCTGATGTCGTGGCGTCCCGCGGGCGATGTCATGACGGGACGACCGCATTACTGGGACGAGCTCATCGGCCCCGGCCCACCACCCGTGAAGATGCGCGAGGGGTGGCTCCTCGTCTATCACGGCGTGGCGACACACCTCTCTTCGGCGCACATCTACCAGGCCGGTGCGGTCCTGCTCGACCTCGACGATCCGTCCCGCGTCATCGCGCGGACACGCGAGAATGTCCTTGAGCCCCGCGAGCTCTACGAGCACGTCGGTCAGGTCCCGAACGTCGTTTTCCCGACCGGGCTGGTGGTCGATGTCGACGTGGACGGCTTCGCGAAGCCCGACGCCCCCGCTCACATCTACTACGGCGCCGCCGACCTCTGCGTCGCTCTCGCGACCGGGACCATCTCCGACCTCCTCGCCGCCTGCCGCACCTGA